The stretch of DNA GTTCAAAGAAGGTGCCAGATGAACATCCAAAGCGACATTGAATACAACCCGCAAGACCAAGCCCCCGGAGAAGTCGCGGCTGAATTTTGCGGCGTGAGCAAATGTTACGGCCAGGTGCCAGCTCTTAACAACGTGAGTTTTCGCATGTATCCCGGAGAGTTGGTCTCGCTGCTCGGCGCCAATGGAGCGGGAAAAACAACTGCGGTCAAACTCCTGCTGGGATTGGCTGCACCCAACCAGGGAAGAATCCAGATTTTCGGAGAAAACCCGCGCAGTACGCAAGCCAAGATTCGTGTGGGCGCCATGCTGCAGGTCGCCAAAGTCCCGGAAACTCTGAAGGTCCGCGAACACATCCAGTTGTTTTCCTGTTACTACCCCAATCCGCTTCCACAACGCGCCGTAATAGAAGCCGCTGGACTGCAGGGATTGGAAGACCGCCAGTTTGGCGAGCTTTCCGGCGGGCAAAGGCAGCGTGTTTTGTTTGCCCTGGCGATTTGCGGTGATCCCGATCTTTTGTTTCTTGATGAGCCCACGGTCGGGCTCGATGTAGATAGCCGGCGCACGTTCTGGCAACAGATCCGCGCCCTTGTGCAGCGCGGACGCAGCGTGCTGCTCACCACCCATTACCTGGAAGAAGCCGACGCGCTGGCCGACCGCATCCTGGTTTTAAACCGGGGCACGATGATTGCCCAGGGAACGCCGGCAGAGATCAAAGCCAAAACCGCCGGCAAAACCA from Terriglobales bacterium encodes:
- a CDS encoding ABC transporter ATP-binding protein produces the protein MNIQSDIEYNPQDQAPGEVAAEFCGVSKCYGQVPALNNVSFRMYPGELVSLLGANGAGKTTAVKLLLGLAAPNQGRIQIFGENPRSTQAKIRVGAMLQVAKVPETLKVREHIQLFSCYYPNPLPQRAVIEAAGLQGLEDRQFGELSGGQRQRVLFALAICGDPDLLFLDEPTVGLDVDSRRTFWQQIRALVQRGRSVLLTTHYLEEADALADRILVLNRGTMIAQGTPAEIKAKTAGKTIRCTTGLSIEEVQAIAGVSSVRPQKDGLEILTSRAEMVVRELLARDASLANVEVVSTGLEEAFLEITRRDSANNPHESKMEVAL